One genomic region from Haloarcula sp. DT43 encodes:
- a CDS encoding acyl-CoA carboxylase subunit beta, with protein sequence MSQQEEPADETPEDAVEELREKRAEAELGGGEARIESQHEKGKMTARERIDFLVDDGTFNEVDPFVEHRSTNFGMEEKRFAGDAVVTGYGEVDGRKVFLFAHDFTVLGGSVGEVVADKICKVMDRAIENGVPVIGLNDSGGARIQEGVDSLVGFAKIFERNTKASGLIPQISAIMGPCAGGATYSPALTDFTFMVQDTSHMFITGPDVIETVTGEQVSKEELGGAGSHSTKSGVAHFSYPSEEEALENIRRLLSYLPANNMEDPPRVKPWDDPDREIPGVTDIVPSAPRKPYDMTKVVDSIVDEESFFEVHGNWARNVVIGFSRLDGRSVGVVANQPRVSAGTLDIDAAEKAARFVRFCDSFNIPILTLVDVPGFMPGTDQEHNGIIRRGAKLIYAYAEATVPLLSVVVRKAYGGAYIVMSSKFLGSDVNYAWPGSEMAVLGPRGAVNILYRTEIAEADDPDAKRQELMDEFRDEFANPYGPAKRGYLDDVIEPKDTRKRLIQDLELLERKREDTPPKDHGNIPL encoded by the coding sequence ATGAGTCAACAGGAAGAACCAGCCGACGAGACGCCCGAGGACGCAGTCGAGGAGTTGCGAGAGAAACGAGCCGAGGCCGAACTCGGCGGCGGCGAGGCCCGCATCGAGTCCCAACACGAGAAGGGCAAGATGACCGCCCGCGAGCGCATCGACTTCCTCGTCGACGACGGGACGTTCAACGAGGTCGACCCGTTCGTCGAGCACCGGTCGACGAACTTCGGGATGGAGGAGAAGCGCTTCGCCGGCGACGCGGTAGTCACCGGCTACGGCGAGGTCGACGGGCGGAAGGTGTTCCTGTTCGCCCACGACTTCACCGTGCTCGGGGGCTCCGTGGGCGAGGTGGTCGCCGACAAAATCTGCAAGGTGATGGACCGGGCCATCGAGAACGGCGTGCCCGTCATCGGCCTGAACGACTCCGGCGGCGCACGCATCCAGGAGGGAGTCGACTCCCTGGTGGGCTTTGCCAAGATTTTCGAGCGCAACACCAAGGCCAGCGGCCTCATTCCACAGATTTCCGCGATTATGGGGCCGTGTGCCGGAGGGGCCACCTACAGTCCGGCCCTGACCGACTTCACGTTCATGGTCCAGGACACCAGCCACATGTTCATCACCGGGCCGGACGTCATCGAGACGGTCACCGGCGAGCAGGTGTCCAAGGAGGAACTGGGCGGTGCGGGCTCACACTCCACGAAGTCCGGCGTGGCCCACTTCTCGTACCCCTCCGAGGAGGAGGCCCTGGAGAACATCCGCCGTCTCCTGTCGTACCTCCCGGCGAACAACATGGAGGACCCGCCGCGGGTCAAGCCGTGGGACGACCCCGACCGGGAGATTCCCGGCGTGACCGACATCGTCCCGTCCGCCCCGCGCAAGCCCTACGACATGACGAAGGTCGTCGACAGCATCGTCGACGAGGAGTCCTTCTTCGAGGTCCACGGCAACTGGGCGCGCAACGTCGTCATCGGCTTCTCGCGGCTGGACGGCCGGTCGGTCGGCGTCGTCGCCAACCAGCCACGCGTGAGCGCGGGGACGCTCGACATCGACGCGGCGGAGAAGGCCGCCCGGTTCGTGCGCTTTTGCGATTCGTTCAACATCCCCATCCTCACGCTCGTCGACGTGCCCGGGTTCATGCCCGGCACCGACCAGGAGCACAACGGCATCATCCGGCGGGGCGCGAAGTTAATCTACGCCTACGCCGAGGCGACGGTGCCGCTGCTGTCGGTCGTCGTCCGGAAGGCCTACGGCGGCGCGTACATCGTCATGTCCTCGAAGTTCCTGGGCAGCGACGTGAACTACGCCTGGCCCGGGTCTGAGATGGCGGTGCTCGGTCCCCGCGGGGCGGTCAACATCCTCTACCGGACCGAGATAGCGGAGGCCGACGACCCGGACGCGAAGCGCCAGGAACTGATGGACGAGTTCCGCGACGAGTTCGCCAACCCGTACGGGCCGGCGAAACGTGGCTACCTCGACGACGTCATCGAACCGAAGGACACGCGCAAGCGCCTCATCCAGGACCTGGAACTCCTGGAGCGCAAGCGCGAGGACACCCCGCCGAAAGACCACGGCAACATCCCGCTGTAA
- a CDS encoding beta-ketoacyl-ACP reductase, translated as MNLDNQTCVVTGSSRGIGRGIARDLGAHGANVVVNYRSSEAEARAVVEDIRESGGTAIAAQADVAKLDEVRAMREKVVDEFGPADVLVNNAGITIDKKFENMTREDWETVIDVNLGGVFNGTKAFYDDICEADHGRLINISSVVGQQGNIGQANYATTKSGLFGFTRTLALELAHTGSTANCVAPGFVKTDMLEEVPERVQEKILREIPLDRFARVEDIAGIVRFVASEESSYMTGQVLGVNGGMEW; from the coding sequence ATGAACCTGGACAATCAGACCTGTGTCGTCACCGGGTCCTCGCGCGGTATCGGCCGCGGAATCGCCAGAGACCTCGGTGCTCACGGGGCCAACGTCGTCGTCAACTACCGCTCCTCGGAGGCGGAAGCCCGCGCCGTCGTCGAGGACATCCGCGAGAGCGGCGGCACCGCCATCGCGGCACAGGCCGACGTGGCGAAACTCGACGAGGTCCGGGCGATGCGTGAGAAGGTGGTCGACGAGTTCGGCCCCGCCGACGTGCTCGTCAACAACGCCGGCATCACCATCGACAAGAAGTTCGAGAACATGACCCGGGAGGACTGGGAGACGGTCATCGACGTGAACCTTGGCGGCGTGTTCAACGGGACGAAGGCGTTCTACGACGACATCTGCGAGGCGGACCACGGCCGGCTGATAAACATCTCCAGCGTCGTCGGCCAGCAGGGCAACATCGGGCAGGCCAACTACGCGACGACGAAGTCGGGGCTGTTCGGGTTCACGCGGACGCTCGCGCTGGAACTGGCACACACGGGGTCGACCGCGAACTGCGTCGCGCCCGGGTTCGTCAAGACCGACATGCTGGAGGAGGTGCCCGAGCGCGTCCAGGAGAAGATTCTGCGGGAAATCCCTCTCGACCGGTTCGCGCGCGTCGAGGACATCGCCGGCATCGTCAGGTTCGTGGCGAGCGAGGAGTCGAGTTACATGACAGGGCAGGTACTTGGTGTCAACGGCGGGATGGAGTGGTAA
- a CDS encoding alpha-1 4-glucan-protein synthase — protein sequence MTADICVMVPTIRNHECMRSYFQNARDHGFDLDRLFVVLITEDFCDTDAMEAMLEEEGVDGTVYDGTAREAWFETHGAGEYAHLIPEASHAQTSFGLLYMWANDYEYGVFIDDDTLPHEDADFFGTHMENLAYEGEIEAVSSDEQWVNVLYQNEDGHGLYPRGYPYAAMDETVETETTGVDDVVASQGLWTNVPDLDAVRILMDGDLQGQAQTRTAAEDFGEDFVAAEGQYLTVCSMNLAFRREVVPAFYQLPMDDNEWDVGRFDDIWSGVFLKRACDVLGKQIYNGDPLCEHNKAPRSTFSDLTNEVHGLELNEHVWEIVDEAGADADSYAEVFEDIAVAMAEGDFSDWENGAFLNYCGEFMLDWLDCLDELEDAATQRASATADD from the coding sequence ATGACAGCCGACATCTGCGTGATGGTCCCGACGATTCGAAACCACGAGTGTATGCGGTCGTACTTCCAGAACGCCCGCGACCACGGGTTCGACCTGGACCGGCTGTTCGTGGTGCTCATCACCGAGGACTTCTGTGACACCGACGCGATGGAGGCGATGCTGGAGGAGGAGGGCGTCGACGGGACCGTCTACGACGGGACCGCCCGCGAGGCGTGGTTCGAGACCCACGGCGCGGGCGAGTACGCACACCTCATCCCCGAGGCGAGCCACGCCCAGACCTCGTTTGGCCTGCTCTACATGTGGGCCAACGACTACGAGTACGGGGTGTTCATCGACGACGATACGCTGCCTCACGAGGACGCGGACTTCTTCGGCACGCACATGGAGAACCTCGCCTACGAGGGCGAAATCGAGGCGGTCAGCTCCGACGAGCAGTGGGTCAACGTCCTCTACCAGAACGAGGACGGCCACGGGCTGTACCCGCGCGGCTATCCCTACGCCGCGATGGACGAGACGGTCGAGACCGAGACGACCGGGGTCGACGACGTGGTCGCTTCACAGGGCCTCTGGACCAACGTGCCGGACCTCGACGCCGTCCGCATCCTCATGGACGGGGACCTCCAGGGGCAGGCCCAGACCCGCACCGCCGCCGAGGACTTCGGCGAGGACTTCGTCGCGGCCGAGGGCCAGTACCTCACCGTCTGCTCGATGAACCTCGCGTTCCGCCGGGAGGTCGTCCCCGCGTTCTACCAGCTCCCGATGGACGACAACGAGTGGGACGTGGGCCGCTTCGACGACATCTGGTCCGGCGTCTTCCTCAAGCGGGCCTGTGACGTGCTGGGCAAGCAGATATACAACGGCGACCCGCTGTGTGAACACAACAAAGCGCCCCGCTCGACGTTCTCGGACCTCACCAACGAGGTCCACGGGCTCGAACTCAACGAACACGTCTGGGAAATCGTCGACGAGGCCGGCGCGGACGCCGACTCCTACGCCGAAGTGTTCGAGGACATCGCCGTGGCGATGGCCGAAGGGGACTTCAGCGACTGGGAAAACGGTGCCTTCCTTAACTACTGTGGGGAGTTCATGCTCGACTGGCTGGACTGCCTCGACGAACTGGAAGACGCCGCGACCCAGCGGGCATCCGCAACCGCGGACGACTAG
- a CDS encoding extracellular solute-binding protein, with protein MSDSTDTAGRNVTQSRRRFLALGGTTAATALAGCSGILSGGDGGDGGTGAGAGQISLSDFRGSGPLVAQRDAPGGTSIEDLPDLSGELTLYLGGGEGGLYLDLINLFEQLYPDFTANHRLEASSDLANTIIEENEAGASPADVFMSIDAGSLGAVANAGATASLPEEALSTVPEAYQDSEGRWVGIAGRARAIPYNTNQISESDIPSTVREFPEAAALEDSMGWAPSYGAFQSFVTAMRLIRGDDETRAWLQAMQDHGITTYDDEFRVSNACADGELTAGFANHYYTLRVQSARESAPIGLAFTEGDAGALVNVSGLEIIDGTDSADLASNFVRHVLSAEAQEFFATRTFAYPMIPGVAPVGDLPRIDDLNPPDINLTELADVAGTVDLLRDAGVL; from the coding sequence ATGAGCGATTCTACCGACACGGCTGGACGCAACGTAACGCAGTCACGGCGGCGCTTCCTCGCTCTCGGCGGCACAACTGCCGCGACAGCGCTCGCGGGCTGCTCCGGTATTCTCAGCGGCGGCGACGGCGGTGACGGTGGGACCGGCGCGGGTGCCGGCCAGATTTCTCTGTCCGACTTCCGCGGCTCCGGCCCGCTGGTAGCACAGCGTGACGCCCCCGGCGGCACCTCAATCGAGGACCTGCCGGACCTCAGCGGCGAACTGACGCTGTATCTCGGCGGCGGTGAGGGTGGCCTCTACCTCGACCTCATCAATCTGTTCGAACAGCTGTACCCGGACTTCACGGCGAACCACCGGCTCGAAGCCTCCAGCGACCTCGCAAACACCATCATCGAGGAAAACGAGGCCGGCGCGAGCCCCGCCGACGTGTTCATGTCCATCGACGCCGGTTCCCTCGGTGCGGTGGCAAACGCCGGCGCGACCGCGAGCCTCCCCGAGGAGGCGCTGTCGACAGTCCCCGAGGCCTACCAGGACAGCGAGGGGCGCTGGGTCGGCATCGCCGGGCGCGCCCGCGCGATTCCGTACAACACGAACCAGATATCCGAGTCCGACATCCCGTCGACGGTCCGGGAGTTCCCCGAGGCGGCCGCCCTCGAGGACAGCATGGGCTGGGCCCCGAGCTACGGCGCGTTCCAGTCGTTCGTCACTGCGATGCGGCTCATCCGCGGCGACGACGAGACGCGGGCCTGGCTCCAGGCGATGCAGGACCACGGCATCACGACCTACGACGACGAGTTCCGCGTCTCCAACGCCTGCGCCGACGGGGAACTGACCGCCGGCTTCGCCAACCACTACTACACGCTCCGGGTCCAGTCCGCCCGCGAGAGCGCGCCCATCGGCCTCGCGTTCACCGAGGGCGACGCCGGGGCGCTGGTCAACGTCTCGGGGCTGGAAATCATCGACGGGACCGACAGCGCCGACCTCGCGTCGAACTTCGTCCGGCACGTCCTCTCGGCGGAGGCCCAGGAGTTCTTCGCCACCCGGACGTTCGCCTACCCGATGATTCCGGGCGTCGCACCGGTCGGTGACCTGCCCCGCATCGACGACCTGAACCCGCCGGACATCAACCTGACCGAACTGGCCGACGTGGCCGGCACCGTCGACTTACTTCGGGACGCCGGCGTCCTCTAA
- a CDS encoding ABC transporter permease has product MGTKDRYERLREQATTSERDSSPNTLLAVVSLAISLLLLSPLVWVFIRAGEIEFARALELLTSDTTVSVTLNTLALVTGVTVASIVIGVPLAILTVQTDLPFRRFWTITSALPLVVPSYIGAFAFVSAFGPRGVLADLLSPLGVEQIPTIYGLHGAILVLTLFTYPYVFLTTRASLLSFDGTVVEAARTLNHTRWEAFRRVTLPQIAPGIAAGALLVALYALSDFGTPAIMQYDVFTRMIYNEFGARRLDYASVLSMLLLVMALGILAVESRLSAGRDGAYVSSGSRRPGRIRLGYWKGPALLFCGAIASLCLVLPVGILLQWLLRSGTGYSGGGFSFEAAYAWNSVGLAAAAAAICVVAALPIAYLSARGSSGLSSLPERATYVGYAVPGVVLGLALVYLGLRYVPFLYQSVILLVFAYVVRFLPQAVGTTESSILQVDPQYIEAARSLGYHPLSAFRKVVLPLVAPGIAAGAALVFLTTMKELPATLMLRPTGFETFVTYIWLVQGAGYYGQAAVPALVLVGLSGLSMLVILRREDTS; this is encoded by the coding sequence ATGGGCACGAAAGACCGGTACGAGCGGCTCCGGGAGCAGGCGACGACCTCGGAACGAGACTCGTCTCCGAACACGCTGCTCGCAGTGGTCTCACTGGCGATTTCGCTGCTGTTGCTGTCGCCGCTGGTGTGGGTGTTCATCCGGGCGGGCGAAATCGAGTTCGCGCGCGCGCTGGAACTGCTGACCAGCGACACGACCGTTTCGGTGACGCTGAACACGCTGGCGCTCGTGACCGGCGTCACCGTCGCCTCGATTGTCATCGGCGTCCCGCTGGCGATTCTCACCGTCCAGACAGACCTGCCGTTCAGGCGGTTCTGGACGATTACGTCCGCGCTGCCGCTGGTCGTCCCGAGCTACATCGGGGCCTTCGCGTTCGTCTCGGCGTTCGGGCCCCGCGGGGTCCTCGCGGACCTGCTCTCGCCGCTCGGTGTCGAGCAAATCCCGACGATTTACGGCCTCCACGGCGCGATACTCGTGTTGACGCTGTTTACGTACCCCTACGTGTTCCTGACCACGCGCGCGTCGCTGCTGTCGTTCGACGGGACCGTCGTCGAGGCCGCCCGGACGCTGAACCACACCCGCTGGGAGGCGTTCCGCCGCGTCACGCTGCCACAGATTGCGCCGGGCATCGCCGCCGGCGCGTTGCTGGTGGCGCTGTACGCCCTCTCGGACTTCGGGACACCGGCGATTATGCAGTACGACGTGTTCACGCGGATGATATACAACGAGTTCGGCGCTCGCCGGCTGGACTACGCCTCCGTGCTCTCGATGCTGTTGCTCGTGATGGCGCTTGGCATCCTCGCCGTCGAGTCCCGTCTCAGCGCCGGGCGGGACGGGGCCTACGTCAGCAGCGGCTCCCGCCGGCCCGGGCGCATCCGACTGGGCTACTGGAAGGGGCCGGCGCTGCTGTTTTGCGGCGCTATCGCGTCGCTGTGTCTGGTGCTTCCCGTCGGCATCCTGCTCCAGTGGCTCCTCCGTTCCGGCACGGGTTACAGCGGCGGCGGCTTCAGCTTCGAGGCGGCTTACGCCTGGAACTCGGTCGGCCTCGCGGCCGCCGCGGCCGCCATCTGCGTCGTGGCGGCGCTCCCGATAGCGTACCTCTCCGCCCGGGGCAGTTCCGGCCTCTCGTCGCTCCCCGAGCGGGCGACGTACGTCGGCTACGCCGTCCCCGGGGTCGTCCTCGGCCTGGCGCTCGTGTACCTGGGGCTCCGGTACGTCCCGTTCCTGTACCAGAGCGTCATCCTGCTGGTGTTCGCCTACGTGGTCCGGTTCCTGCCCCAGGCCGTCGGGACGACCGAGTCGTCGATTCTCCAGGTCGACCCGCAGTACATCGAGGCGGCGCGGTCGCTTGGCTATCACCCCCTCTCGGCGTTCCGGAAGGTCGTCCTGCCGCTGGTCGCACCGGGCATCGCCGCCGGGGCCGCGCTGGTGTTCTTGACCACCATGAAGGAATTGCCGGCAACGCTGATGTTACGCCCGACGGGCTTCGAAACCTTCGTCACGTACATCTGGCTCGTCCAGGGTGCCGGCTACTACGGACAGGCGGCGGTCCCAGCTCTCGTGCTCGTCGGCCTCTCCGGACTCTCGATGCTGGTCATTCTTCGACGGGAGGACACAAGCTAA
- a CDS encoding ABC transporter ATP-binding protein: MSRQTRTQQTSDFDDVDAAVANPDRTVLELDDVSKDYGHEVAVENLSLDVKDGELLTLLGPSGCGKTTTLRMIAGLERPSDGQIAIADEVIADGSSFRKPEERNVGIVFQDYALFPHLTVAENIAFGLTEMDDEAVAERVDELLELVDLASHHDKMPSQLSGGQQQRVALARSLAPEPDVLLLDEPFSNLDVRLRVEMREEVRKILKRAGVTAISVTHDQEEALSISDRVAIMNDGTVAQVGDPAEVFENPESRFVASFLGQASFLSARVTNDVIETGLGSFDVDLLNGPVEAYNGAMVDVLVRPDDLQALPTNESKADGYVVHRQYNGPSFVYRVELHSGDVVHCMHNHVETFEPGQPVEIDLVADHDLAWYPTE; encoded by the coding sequence ATGTCTCGACAAACACGCACACAGCAAACGTCTGACTTCGACGACGTGGACGCGGCGGTAGCGAACCCGGACCGAACGGTCCTGGAACTGGACGACGTCTCCAAGGACTACGGACACGAGGTCGCCGTCGAGAACCTCTCGCTCGACGTGAAAGACGGGGAGCTGCTGACGCTGCTCGGGCCCTCGGGGTGTGGGAAGACGACGACGCTGCGGATGATTGCCGGGCTGGAGCGCCCCTCCGACGGCCAGATAGCCATCGCCGACGAGGTCATCGCCGACGGGTCCTCGTTCCGGAAACCCGAGGAGCGCAACGTCGGCATCGTCTTCCAGGACTACGCCCTGTTTCCCCACCTCACCGTCGCCGAGAACATCGCCTTCGGGCTGACCGAGATGGACGACGAGGCCGTCGCCGAGCGGGTCGACGAACTGCTCGAACTGGTCGACCTTGCGTCCCACCACGACAAGATGCCGAGCCAGCTGTCGGGCGGCCAGCAACAGCGCGTCGCGCTGGCCCGCTCGCTGGCCCCGGAGCCGGACGTCCTCCTGCTCGACGAGCCGTTCTCGAACCTGGACGTGCGCCTGCGCGTCGAGATGCGCGAGGAGGTCCGCAAGATTCTGAAGCGGGCCGGCGTCACCGCCATCTCCGTGACCCACGACCAGGAGGAGGCCCTCTCGATTAGCGACCGCGTCGCCATCATGAACGACGGGACCGTCGCCCAGGTCGGCGACCCCGCCGAGGTGTTCGAGAACCCCGAGAGCCGCTTCGTGGCGAGCTTCCTCGGGCAGGCGAGCTTCCTCTCGGCCCGGGTGACCAACGACGTCATCGAGACCGGACTGGGGTCGTTCGACGTGGACCTGCTGAACGGCCCGGTCGAAGCGTACAACGGCGCGATGGTCGACGTGCTGGTCCGCCCCGACGACCTGCAGGCGCTGCCGACGAACGAGTCCAAGGCCGACGGCTACGTCGTCCACCGCCAGTACAACGGCCCCTCGTTCGTCTACCGGGTCGAACTCCACAGCGGCGACGTCGTCCACTGCATGCACAACCACGTCGAGACGTTCGAGCCGGGCCAGCCGGTCGAAATCGACCTGGTCGCGGACCACGACCTGGCCTGGTATCCGACGGAATGA
- a CDS encoding ArnT family glycosyltransferase — translation MSRLRRPGVQAGLVALLGGVVVFALAHVVFPHHTTNHDEGVYLQQAAMLLEGQLFMYPPVEESFRPWFFVADGGRLYPKYAPVPAAMFALGKLLGGYRVALGLTGTGVLALTYHTVREAFDARTGVVATFLMLGSPLFLVEASVFLSYVPATLWNLGFAAAYLHADRTGSRTTAAGAGLAIGVAFFARPYTAVLFAAPFILHALWSLRTRDPARFKRLSLTAAGGLAGVAATLAYNRLVTGSALLFPYEVFAPQDGPGFGHREILGYSREFTPAMSLDANAELLWKLLTQWVVAGPLGTLAAAVGLGTVARRGMDDRQAALAGVLLTVPLGNGYFWGTVNMLGDLSDPTDGLVAFLGPFYHLDMLVPLSAFGAIGVIAVARRARRLVTDRVSADRVRPALVAVALCGAAVGSGAVVTAAAEPVSDNYEVTQQLEQAYEPFEERDLDGGLVLLPTPYGDWLNHPFQSVRNDPGFDGDTVYAMQHRQFEVVDAYPDRTYYRYVFRGEWVPYLGLPVEPRLQPVSVAEGQTVRTDVSASVPDQAALVSIRLTSAGENDYATVTGSDRLDLRLSTDRNRTRLTGDGVDDRVSVPTPDDGMVTLIMFVDYGTGAGFEYRAALPVDQTSGGVRTLTPRLEVCRDQRRCGGEAAYVPGTHRDGIGLNATTTTERA, via the coding sequence ATGAGCCGACTGCGCCGGCCGGGGGTCCAGGCGGGGCTGGTGGCACTGCTGGGCGGGGTCGTCGTCTTCGCCCTCGCTCACGTCGTCTTTCCACACCACACGACCAACCACGACGAGGGCGTCTACCTCCAGCAGGCGGCGATGTTGCTGGAAGGCCAGCTGTTCATGTACCCGCCGGTCGAGGAGTCGTTCCGGCCGTGGTTCTTCGTGGCCGACGGCGGCCGTCTGTATCCGAAGTACGCCCCGGTCCCGGCGGCGATGTTCGCCCTCGGGAAACTGCTCGGCGGCTACCGCGTCGCCCTGGGACTCACCGGGACCGGCGTGCTGGCGCTGACGTACCACACCGTCCGCGAGGCCTTCGACGCCCGGACGGGCGTGGTGGCGACCTTCCTCATGCTCGGGTCGCCGCTGTTCCTCGTCGAGGCCTCGGTGTTTCTCTCGTACGTGCCGGCGACGCTCTGGAACCTCGGGTTCGCCGCAGCGTATCTCCACGCCGACCGGACCGGGAGCCGGACAACGGCGGCGGGTGCCGGGCTCGCAATCGGCGTCGCCTTCTTCGCGCGGCCGTACACGGCGGTGCTGTTCGCGGCACCGTTCATCCTCCACGCGCTGTGGTCGCTCCGCACGCGCGACCCAGCGCGGTTCAAGCGCCTGTCGCTGACCGCCGCCGGCGGGCTCGCCGGCGTCGCCGCGACGCTCGCGTACAACCGCCTCGTCACCGGGTCGGCCCTGCTGTTCCCCTACGAGGTGTTCGCCCCGCAGGACGGACCGGGCTTTGGCCACCGGGAGATTCTGGGCTACTCCCGGGAGTTCACGCCGGCGATGTCGCTGGACGCCAACGCCGAACTCCTCTGGAAGCTCCTCACCCAGTGGGTCGTCGCCGGCCCGCTGGGGACGCTGGCCGCCGCCGTCGGACTTGGGACCGTCGCGCGCCGCGGGATGGACGACCGCCAGGCGGCCCTGGCCGGCGTGCTCCTGACGGTCCCGCTGGGCAACGGCTACTTCTGGGGCACCGTGAACATGCTCGGCGACCTGTCGGACCCGACCGACGGGCTGGTCGCCTTCCTGGGGCCGTTCTACCACCTCGACATGCTCGTCCCGCTGAGTGCCTTCGGTGCCATCGGCGTCATCGCGGTCGCCCGGCGGGCGCGACGGCTGGTCACCGACCGGGTCAGCGCCGACCGGGTCCGTCCGGCCCTGGTCGCGGTGGCGCTGTGTGGCGCGGCAGTTGGTAGCGGTGCAGTCGTCACGGCGGCGGCCGAGCCGGTCTCGGACAACTACGAGGTGACCCAGCAGCTCGAACAGGCCTACGAGCCCTTCGAGGAGCGCGACCTCGACGGAGGTCTCGTCTTGCTCCCGACGCCGTACGGCGACTGGCTCAACCACCCGTTCCAGTCGGTCCGCAACGACCCCGGCTTCGACGGCGACACCGTCTACGCGATGCAACACCGCCAGTTCGAGGTCGTCGACGCCTACCCCGACCGGACGTACTACCGCTACGTGTTCCGGGGGGAGTGGGTCCCGTACCTGGGCTTGCCCGTCGAGCCGCGGCTCCAGCCGGTGTCGGTCGCCGAGGGCCAGACGGTTCGGACGGACGTGTCGGCGTCGGTCCCCGATCAGGCCGCGCTGGTCTCGATACGGCTCACCAGCGCGGGCGAGAACGACTACGCGACCGTCACCGGGTCCGACCGGCTGGACCTGCGGCTCTCGACGGACCGGAACCGGACGCGGCTCACCGGCGACGGCGTCGACGACCGGGTGAGCGTGCCGACCCCGGACGACGGGATGGTGACGCTGATTATGTTCGTCGACTACGGCACCGGCGCAGGGTTCGAGTACCGCGCGGCGCTCCCGGTCGACCAGACGAGCGGGGGCGTCCGGACGCTGACGCCGCGGCTCGAAGTCTGCCGGGACCAGCGCCGCTGCGGCGGCGAGGCGGCGTACGTCCCGGGCACGCACCGCGACGGAATCGGACTGAACGCAACCACGACAACCGAACGCGCCTGA
- a CDS encoding gluconate 2-dehydrogenase subunit 3 family protein codes for MPDYELTRRDALKALGAAGVTVGGAAALTWDRSGDDTAERSEDGTESTFGDHERETYLAVADIVYPSEVAGVEEFVDSYLAGRTEADPERAADMAAVVADLDTYTREWEDTAFVALDAPTQEETLRGMGVHASDPDPHGDPRHRVRYYLVNDLLFALYSSPTGGELVGIENPQGYPGGTGSYRQPPGGR; via the coding sequence ATGCCGGACTACGAACTCACTAGACGCGACGCACTGAAAGCGCTCGGCGCGGCGGGCGTCACCGTCGGCGGCGCGGCCGCGCTCACCTGGGACCGGTCCGGGGACGACACCGCCGAGCGAAGCGAGGACGGCACCGAATCGACGTTCGGCGACCACGAGCGCGAGACGTACCTGGCCGTCGCCGACATCGTCTACCCGAGCGAGGTGGCCGGCGTCGAGGAGTTCGTCGACAGCTACCTCGCCGGGCGCACCGAGGCCGACCCCGAGCGGGCCGCCGACATGGCGGCCGTCGTCGCCGACCTGGACACGTACACCCGGGAGTGGGAAGATACCGCTTTCGTCGCGCTCGACGCGCCGACGCAGGAAGAGACGCTGCGGGGGATGGGCGTCCACGCCAGTGACCCGGACCCACACGGCGACCCGAGACACCGCGTGCGCTACTACCTCGTGAACGACCTCCTGTTCGCGCTGTACAGTTCACCCACCGGCGGCGAACTCGTCGGCATCGAGAACCCGCAGGGCTACCCCGGCGGAACGGGTAGCTACCGGCAGCCGCCGGGCGGGCGGTAG
- a CDS encoding dolichyl-phosphate hexose transferase — MAIQGSRADEASGYTFDDLAVVMGTYNEEDAIGTVLDDIDAVTDGRAEVVCVDGSSDRTPDIARDHGATVVEQEPQGYGVAVREAVLTPDRPVVVTTDCDDTYPMERLPDFLEEINDGADVVSGDRLYYGADQMPGLNKLGNELFALLASALMGERVHDTTTGMRAYRRELLHKIVWTENTGLSAELLMRPLMRGYDVRERPIEYDERKGETKLDPFSGGAAIAKSIVRVALEERFR, encoded by the coding sequence ATGGCTATTCAGGGCTCACGGGCTGACGAAGCGAGCGGCTACACCTTCGACGACCTCGCAGTCGTCATGGGGACGTACAACGAGGAGGACGCTATCGGGACCGTGCTGGACGACATCGACGCGGTGACCGACGGCCGTGCCGAGGTCGTCTGCGTCGACGGGTCCAGCGACCGGACGCCGGATATCGCACGCGACCACGGTGCCACGGTCGTCGAACAGGAGCCACAGGGGTACGGCGTAGCGGTCCGGGAGGCCGTGCTGACGCCGGACCGGCCGGTCGTCGTCACGACGGACTGTGACGACACCTATCCGATGGAGCGGCTCCCCGACTTCCTCGAAGAAATCAACGACGGGGCCGACGTCGTCAGCGGTGACCGCCTCTACTACGGGGCCGACCAGATGCCGGGGTTGAACAAACTGGGCAACGAACTGTTCGCGCTGCTTGCGAGCGCGCTCATGGGCGAGCGCGTCCACGACACGACCACGGGGATGCGCGCGTATCGCCGTGAGCTGCTCCACAAGATCGTCTGGACCGAAAACACCGGCCTCTCGGCCGAACTGCTCATGCGGCCGCTGATGCGCGGTTACGACGTCCGCGAGCGTCCCATCGAGTACGACGAGCGGAAAGGCGAGACGAAGCTCGACCCGTTCTCGGGCGGAGCGGCCATCGCCAAATCCATCGTCCGGGTCGCGCTCGAAGAGCGGTTCCGGTAG